Proteins from one Ramlibacter sp. PS4R-6 genomic window:
- a CDS encoding polyprenyl synthetase family protein, with protein sequence MAEVDQVIARRLDSGVPLVGEVCRYIIGAGGKRLRPALLLLVCGALGYKGAQRHNLAAVVEFIHTATLLHDDVVDESTLRRGRETANERFGNPASVLVGDFLYSRAFQMMVDAGQMRIMQILADATNVIAEGEVLQLMNMHDPSLDEAAYLRVIRSKTAKLFEASARLGAVLSGSGTRVEEACATYGQALGTAFQVIDDVLDYAGDASEMGKNLGDDLREGKATLPLIAAMRRGTADQAAVIRRAIESGGAGELDAIVAIVRDTGALEVTREAAAQEAARAIEAARILPSNSYTEGLLQLAAQLLSRRA encoded by the coding sequence ATGGCCGAGGTGGACCAGGTCATCGCCCGCCGCCTCGATTCCGGCGTGCCCCTGGTCGGCGAGGTGTGCCGCTACATCATCGGTGCCGGCGGCAAGCGCCTGCGCCCCGCCTTGCTCCTGCTGGTCTGCGGCGCACTTGGTTACAAGGGCGCGCAGCGGCACAACCTGGCCGCCGTCGTCGAGTTCATCCACACCGCCACGCTCCTGCACGACGACGTCGTCGACGAGTCGACCCTCAGGCGCGGCCGCGAAACCGCCAACGAGCGCTTCGGCAACCCGGCGAGCGTGCTGGTCGGCGACTTCCTGTACTCGCGCGCCTTCCAGATGATGGTCGACGCCGGCCAGATGCGCATCATGCAGATCCTCGCCGACGCCACCAACGTCATCGCCGAGGGCGAGGTGCTGCAGCTGATGAACATGCACGACCCGTCGCTCGACGAGGCGGCATACCTGCGCGTGATCCGCTCGAAGACGGCAAAGCTGTTCGAGGCCAGCGCGCGGCTGGGCGCCGTGCTCTCCGGCTCCGGCACGCGCGTCGAGGAAGCCTGCGCCACCTACGGGCAGGCGCTGGGCACCGCCTTCCAGGTGATCGACGACGTCCTCGACTACGCCGGCGACGCCTCGGAGATGGGCAAGAACCTCGGCGACGACCTGCGCGAGGGCAAGGCCACGCTGCCGCTGATCGCCGCGATGCGGCGCGGCACGGCGGACCAGGCCGCGGTGATCCGGCGCGCGATCGAATCGGGCGGCGCCGGCGAACTCGATGCGATCGTCGCCATCGTGCGCGACACGGGTGCCCTGGAAGTGACGCGCGAAGCGGCGGCGCAGGAGGCCGCGCGTGCGATCGAAGCGGCGCGCATCCTCCCGTCCAATTCGTACACGGAGGGTTTGCTACAATTGGCGGCTCAACTGCTTTCGCGCCGCGCCTGA
- the pilB gene encoding type IV-A pilus assembly ATPase PilB: MAAVDPVASESPSMALPGLARALVSAGKLGQKSAEEIYKRAQGNRTSFIAELVGSGSVSASDLAHTMSTAFGAPLLDLNAVDPPRLPKGLLDTKICQTLRVVVLSKRNNRLIVATADPSDQQAAEKIKFSTQMGVDWIIAEYDKLTKMVEAVTTTATETMDSIIGEDFEFDESSIEAATDDAEAATSEVEDAPVVKFLQKMLLDAVSMRASDLHFEPYEFQYRVRFRIDGELREIASPPTAIKEKLASRIKVISKMDISEKRVPQDGKMKLKVGADRVIDFRVSTLPTLFGEKIVIRILDPSSAKLGIDALGYDTVEKERLLEAIGRPYGMILVTGPTGSGKTVSLYTCLNIMNKPGVNISTAEDPSEINLPGVNQVNVNEKAGLTFAAALKSFLRQDPDVIMVGEIRDLETADIAIKAAQTGHLVLSTLHTNDAPTTLTRMRNMGIQPFNIASSVILITAQRLARRLCPNCKAPHDIPHESLMDAGFKEEDIDGTWTTYKPVGCSACNNGYKGRVGIYQVMPISEDMQRIILEDGSALDIAKQASAEGVKTLRESGLSKVRQGLTSLEEVLAVTNIA, encoded by the coding sequence ATGGCCGCCGTCGATCCCGTCGCATCCGAATCGCCTTCGATGGCGCTGCCCGGCCTCGCCCGCGCGCTGGTCTCGGCCGGCAAGCTGGGGCAGAAGTCGGCGGAAGAAATCTACAAGCGCGCGCAGGGCAACCGCACCAGCTTCATCGCCGAGCTGGTGGGCTCGGGTTCGGTCTCGGCCTCGGACCTCGCGCACACGATGTCCACGGCCTTTGGCGCGCCGCTGCTCGACCTGAACGCCGTCGACCCCCCGCGCCTGCCGAAGGGCCTGCTCGACACCAAGATCTGCCAGACGCTGCGCGTCGTGGTGCTGTCCAAGCGCAACAACCGCCTGATCGTCGCCACGGCCGACCCGTCGGACCAGCAGGCCGCCGAGAAGATCAAGTTCTCCACCCAGATGGGCGTGGACTGGATCATCGCCGAGTACGACAAGCTGACCAAGATGGTCGAGGCCGTCACGACGACCGCGACCGAGACGATGGACAGCATCATCGGCGAGGACTTCGAGTTCGACGAGTCGAGCATCGAGGCCGCGACCGACGATGCCGAGGCCGCCACCTCCGAAGTCGAGGACGCGCCGGTCGTCAAGTTCCTGCAGAAGATGCTGCTGGACGCCGTGTCCATGCGCGCGTCGGACCTGCACTTCGAACCCTACGAGTTCCAGTACCGCGTGCGCTTCCGCATCGACGGCGAGCTGCGCGAGATCGCCTCGCCGCCCACGGCCATCAAGGAAAAGCTGGCCTCGCGCATCAAGGTGATCTCCAAGATGGACATCTCCGAGAAGCGCGTGCCGCAGGACGGCAAGATGAAGCTGAAGGTCGGCGCGGACCGCGTCATCGACTTCCGCGTCAGCACGCTGCCCACGCTCTTCGGCGAGAAGATCGTGATCCGTATCCTGGACCCGTCCAGCGCCAAGCTCGGCATCGATGCGCTTGGCTATGACACGGTGGAGAAGGAGCGCCTGCTCGAAGCCATCGGGCGGCCCTACGGCATGATCCTGGTCACCGGCCCCACGGGTTCGGGCAAGACGGTGTCGCTCTACACCTGCCTGAACATCATGAACAAGCCGGGGGTGAACATCTCCACCGCCGAAGACCCGTCGGAAATCAACCTGCCGGGCGTGAACCAAGTCAACGTCAACGAGAAGGCCGGCCTCACCTTCGCGGCGGCCCTCAAGTCCTTCCTGCGCCAGGACCCGGACGTGATCATGGTCGGCGAAATCCGCGACCTGGAAACGGCCGACATCGCCATCAAGGCCGCGCAGACGGGCCACCTGGTGCTGTCGACGCTGCACACGAATGACGCGCCCACCACGCTCACGCGGATGCGCAACATGGGCATCCAGCCGTTCAACATCGCGTCCAGCGTCATCCTGATCACGGCCCAGCGCCTGGCGCGGCGCCTGTGCCCGAATTGCAAGGCGCCGCACGACATCCCGCACGAGTCGCTGATGGACGCCGGCTTCAAGGAAGAAGACATCGACGGCACGTGGACGACCTACAAGCCGGTGGGCTGCAGCGCCTGCAACAACGGCTACAAGGGGCGCGTGGGCATCTACCAGGTCATGCCGATCAGCGAGGACATGCAGCGCATCATCCTCGAAGACGGCAGCGCGCTGGACATCGCGAAGCAGGCCTCCGCCGAAGGCGTGAAGACGCTGCGCGAGTCGGGATTGTCGAAAGTGCGGCAGGGCCTGACCTCTCTGGAGGAAGTGCTCGCCGTGACCAACATCGCGTGA
- a CDS encoding type II secretion system F family protein has translation MATAAAAKVTEFVFEWEGRDRNGKQVRGETRAAGENQVQAALRRQGVTPTKVKKRKMRSGAKIKPKDIAIFTRQLATMMKAGVPLLQAFDIVGRGNANASVTKLLNDVRTDVETGTSLSAAFRKYPLYFDNLYCNLVEAGEAAGILEALLDRLAVYMEKTEAIKSKIKSALMYPISVVVVAFIVVSVIMIFVIPAFKEVFTSFGADLPAPTLFVIGMSEFFVKWWWLIFGGLGGGLYFFFQSWKRSEKVQIFMDRLMLKLPVFGNLVYKSVIARWTRTLSTMFAAGVPLVEALDSVGGASGNYVYQSATEKIQMEVATGTSLTAAMTNANVFPTMVLQMCAIGEESGALDHMLGKAADFYEAEVDDMVEGLSSLMEPIIIVFLGGLIGGIVVSMYLPIFKLGAVV, from the coding sequence ATGGCTACAGCAGCTGCCGCAAAAGTCACCGAATTCGTCTTCGAATGGGAAGGCCGCGACCGCAACGGCAAGCAGGTGCGCGGCGAGACGCGCGCCGCCGGCGAGAACCAGGTGCAGGCCGCGCTGCGCCGCCAGGGCGTCACGCCCACGAAGGTCAAGAAGCGCAAGATGCGCTCGGGCGCGAAGATCAAGCCCAAGGACATCGCGATCTTCACCCGCCAGCTCGCCACCATGATGAAAGCCGGCGTACCGCTGCTGCAAGCCTTCGACATCGTCGGCCGCGGCAACGCCAACGCCAGCGTCACCAAGCTGCTCAACGACGTGCGCACCGACGTCGAGACCGGCACGTCGCTGTCGGCCGCGTTCCGCAAGTACCCCCTGTACTTCGACAACCTGTACTGCAACCTGGTCGAGGCCGGCGAAGCCGCCGGTATCCTGGAAGCGCTGCTCGACCGCCTGGCGGTCTACATGGAAAAGACCGAGGCCATCAAGAGCAAGATCAAGTCGGCGCTGATGTACCCGATCTCGGTGGTGGTCGTGGCCTTCATCGTGGTGTCGGTGATCATGATCTTCGTGATCCCGGCGTTCAAGGAAGTGTTCACGTCCTTCGGCGCGGACCTGCCCGCGCCGACGCTCTTCGTGATCGGCATGAGCGAGTTCTTCGTGAAGTGGTGGTGGCTGATCTTCGGCGGCCTGGGCGGCGGCCTGTACTTCTTCTTCCAGTCGTGGAAGCGCAGCGAGAAGGTCCAGATCTTCATGGACCGCCTGATGCTCAAGCTGCCGGTCTTCGGCAACCTGGTCTACAAGTCCGTGATCGCACGCTGGACGCGCACGCTGTCCACCATGTTCGCCGCGGGCGTGCCGCTGGTCGAGGCGCTCGACTCCGTCGGCGGCGCTTCCGGCAACTACGTTTACCAGTCGGCCACCGAGAAGATCCAGATGGAGGTGGCCACCGGCACCAGCCTCACGGCCGCGATGACCAACGCCAACGTCTTCCCGACCATGGTGCTGCAGATGTGCGCGATCGGCGAGGAGTCCGGCGCGCTCGACCACATGCTGGGCAAGGCCGCGGACTTCTACGAAGCCGAGGTCGACGACATGGTGGAGGGCCTCTCGAGCCTGATGGAGCCGATCATCATCGTGTTCCTCGGCGGCCTGATCGGCGGCATCGTCGTGTCGATGTACCTGCCGATCTTCAAGCTGGGCGCCGTCGTCTGA